In Trifolium pratense cultivar HEN17-A07 linkage group LG7, ARS_RC_1.1, whole genome shotgun sequence, a genomic segment contains:
- the LOC123898889 gene encoding AT-hook motif nuclear-localized protein 9-like — MDRGDQMAALSGSASYFMQRGLPGSGNQHELHSPPGIRQLPNTNSPFQSSIGGTIGSTLPMDSSGISSQCINVGAPSAAASTGEPVKRKRGRPRKYGADGNVSLALTPTTPASQPGSVPQVQKRGRGRPPGSGKKQQLASVAGLISSSAGNGFTPHVINVAIGEDIATKILAFSQEGPRAIFVMSATGAVSTVTLCQASTSGGSVTYEGRFEILSLSGSYLVADNGSSRNRTGSLSVCLASPDGRVIGGGVGGLLIAASSVQVILGSFMWGGQKTKKQKIEDSEGQEVGIEADHHQHHQHGVHNPVAMNNISSPNQNLTPSSLNSWPASRSLDMRNSHIDIDLMRG, encoded by the exons ATGGATCGAGGCGACCAAATGGCTGCATTATCGGGTTCTGCATCGTACTTTATGCAGAGAGGATTACCTGGTTCTGGAAACCAACATGAATTGCATAGTCCGCCCGGTATTCGTCAACTACCGAATACCAATTCACCATTTCAATCAAGTATTGGTGGTACTATTGGATCCACATTGCCGATGGATTCTTCCGGAATTTCATCCCAATGTATCAATGTCGGTGCTCCTTCTGCGGCTGCTTCAACTGGTGAACCTGTCAAAAGGAAGCGAGGAAGGCCTAGAAAGTATGGGGCTGACGGAAATGTTTCGTTGGCGTTGACTCCAACAACACCAGCAAGTCAACCTGGATCTGTACCGCAAGTACAGAAACGTGGTCGCGGTCGCCCTCCAGGTTCAGGGAAGAAGCAGCAGTTGGCTTCTGTTG CTGGGTTGATCTCAAGTTCAGCTGGGAATGGTTTCACCCCACATGTGATCAATGTCGCAATTGGAGAG GACATTGCGACAAAAATTCTGGCATTTTCTCAGGAGGGACCTAGAGCTATATTTGTTATGTCAGCCACTGGTGCTGTCTCTACTGTGACGCTTTGTCAAGCTTCGACATCTGGGGGATCTGTCACATATGAG GGGCGTTTCGAGATACTTAGCTTGTCAGGCTCTTACTTGGTTGCTGATAATGGTAGCTCCCGAAATCGAACTGGTTCATTAAGTGTTTGTCTTGCAAGTCCTGATGGCCGTGTCATTGGTGGAGGCGTCGGTGGACTACTCATTGCTGCAAGTTCTGTTCAG GTGATACTTGGGAGCTTTATGTGGGGCGGACAAAAGACAAAGAAACAGAAGATTGAAGATTCGGAAGGTCAAGAAGTTGGTATAGAGGCAGATCATCATCAGCATCATCAGCATGGAGTTCATAATCCAGTTGCAATGAACAACATTTCTTCACCAAATCAAAATCTTACTCCATCATCTCTCAATTCTTGGCCTGCATCGCGTTCCTTGGATATGCGTAATTCGCATATTGACATTGATTTAATGCGCgggtga
- the LOC123898229 gene encoding nucleobase-ascorbate transporter 11-like, whose protein sequence is MATGSNLESVNNKRGGGTIEPKVPPFVPKTGYNPRDLRSWAKRTGFVSDYSGEAGTSGSEKFEPFQLRGRKENEPKIEIDPVVGRMRDNRGIEIQPASHGGVGLEENVKKENEPVLALNPDGERKVGMRGNGNGNGSNGNGSNGHGVSAVAPMQDEKYDEENVVQDEVKVDLFPEGVEPVVDGGWKGPSELKCGLKENPGFVSLIYYGLQHYLSLAGSLVLIPLVMVPVMGGTDKDTATVISTMLFISGITTILHSYFGTRLPLVQGSSFVYLAPALVIINAQDYRNLTEHKFRHIMRELQGAIIVGSIFQCILGFSGLMSILLRLINPVVVAPTVAAVGLAFFSYGFSQAGICLEITVPQIALVLLFTLHLRGVSIFGRHLFRIYAVPLSVSLVWIFASFLTAGGVYNYKGCNPDIPSSNILTDACRQHAYTMKHCRADSDALSTAAWVRIPYPLQWGIPIFHFRTSIVMVIVSLVASVDSVGTYRTTSLQVNSRPPTRGVVSRGIALEGLCSILAGLWGSGTGSTTLTENVHTINSTKVASRIVVELGAVFLIIFSFIGKVGALLASIPQALAAAVLCFMWALTVTLGLSTLQYAQSASFRNMTIVGVALFLGMSIPSYFQQYQPESSLILPSYLLPYAAASSGPFHSGLKQLDFAINALMSMNMVVTLLVAFLLDNTVPGSKEERGVYIWSRAEDVAADASLQSEYSLPKKVAWCCCWLKCLGV, encoded by the exons ATGGCAACTGGGTCGAACTTAGAATCAGTGAACAACAAAAGGGGTGGTGGCACTATTGAACCTAAAGTTCCACCTTTTGTTCCAAAAACTGGTTACAATCCAAGAGATTTACGTTCATGGGCCAAGAGAACTGGTTTTGTTTCTGATTATTCAGGTGAAGCAGGGACAAGTGGAAGTGAAAAGTTTGAACCTTTTCAACTGAGGGGAAGAAAAGAGAATGAGCCTAAGATAGAGATAGATCCAGTTGTTGGGAGGATGAGAGACAATAGAGGTATTGAGATCCAACCAGCTTCACATGGAGGGGTTGGATTGGAGGAGAATGTGAAAAAAGAGAATGAGCCTGTTTTGGCTTTGAATCCTGATGGTGAGAGGAAAGTTGGTATGAGAGGGAATGGTAATGGTAATGGAAGTAATGGTAATGGTAGTAATGGTCATGGAGTATCTGCAGTTGCTCCTATGCAAGATGAAAAGTATGATGAGGagaatgtggtacaagatgaaGTTAAGGTTGATTTGTTTCCAGAAGGAGTGGAACCTGTTGTTGATGGTGGATGGAAGGGACCGTCAGAATTGAAGTGTGGTCTTAAAGAAAATCCGGGTTTTG TATCTCTTATCTATTATGGCTTACAGCACTATCTATCATTGGCTGGTTCACTTGTATTGATCCCATTAGTCATGGTGCCAGTTATGGGTGGAACCGAT AAGGATACCGCTACCGTAATTTCTACAATGTTGTTTATTTCTGGCATCACAACTATACTGCACTCCTACTTTGGTACTAGACTGCCTTTAGTTCAAGGGAGTTCTTTTGTGTATTTAGCACCGGCGTTAGTCATTATAAATGCTCAAGATTATCGCAATCTTACAGAACAT AAATTTAGGCACATAATGAGGGAACTTCAAGGTGCTATAATTGTTGGTTCAATCTTCCAATGTATCTTGGGATTTAGTGGCTTGATGTCTATCCTACTCAG GTTAATCAACCCAGTCGTGGTTGCGCCAACTGTTGCTGCCGTAGGTTTAGCATTCTTTAGTTACGGTTTTTCACAAGCTGGCATTTGCTTGGAAATTACTGTTCCACAAATTGCACTGGTTCTATTATTTACTCTG CATCTCCGAGGAGTATCTATCTTTGGACGCCACTTATTTCGAATTTATGCC GTTCCATTGAGTGTATCATTAGTTTGGATATTTGCATCCTTTTTAACAGCAGGGGGTGTGTATAATTACAAAGGATGCAATCCCGATATACCGAGTTCAAACATTCTTACAGACGCATGTAGACAGCATGCATATACCATGAAGCATTGCAGGGCTGATTCCGATGCATTATCTACTGCTGCATGGGTCAGAATCCCTTACCCTTTACAGTGGGGCATCCCTATTTTCCACTTCAGGACTTCCATAGTCATGGTCATAGTGTCACTCGTTGCCTCTGTCGATTCA GTTGGAACTTATCGTACTACTTCTCTTCAAGTTAATTCGAGGCCTCCAACTCGAGGAGTTGTTAGCCGAGGTATTGCACTAGAGGGTTTGTGTAGTATATTGGCTGGTCTTTGGGGCTCAGGTACTGGTTCAACGACTTTGACAGAAAACGTGCACACAATTAACAGCACAAAGGTGGCAAGTAGGATAGTAGTGGAACTTGGAGCAGTTTTCTTGATCATATTCTCATTTATAG GGAAAGTGGGTGCCCTTCTTGCTTCCATTCCACAGGCTTTGGCTGCTGCCGTACTGTGTTTCATGTGGGCTCTTACCGTGACATTGGGCCTATCGACTTTACAGTATGCTCAATCAGCCAGCTTCAGGAATATGACAATCGTTGGTGTTGCCTTGTTCCTTGGTATGTCCATTCCATCttattttcaacaataccaaCCTGAGTCGAGTCTTATACTTCCCAGTTATCTGCTTCCTTATGCGGCGGCATCAAGTGGGCCATTTCATTCAGGCCTTAAACAA CTTGATTTTGCTATCAATGCTCTTATGTCCATGAACATGGTGGTTACACTGTTGGTGGCATTTCTACTGGACAACACTGTCCCAGGAAGTAAAGAAGAACGAGGCGTGTATATATGGTCAAGAGCTGAAGACGTTGCCGCAGATGCTTCACTGCAATCTGAATACTCCCTACCAAAGAAAGTTGCATGGTGTTGCTGTTGGTTGAAGTGTTTAGGGGTCTAA
- the LOC123896223 gene encoding F-box/kelch-repeat protein At3g23880-like — translation MENPNLPSQICKESPSDLNGETKHNPPTYILLWLYRSALLENPSKPTKPHEFCMENRFHIFGSCNGLLCLFYVDQGYVQLWNPTIRFKSKKSQTLHSYDKRMWVKYHGFGYDHINDKYKLLVVVYLDIASYDSEKVTKIYTFGGTSWTTIENFPSAPGYVTSFAGKFVSGTLDWLIVKRGVSSNQDVILFLSFDLVKETYKEVLLPEHDGDEIHNAKDGIQNICQIFAL, via the coding sequence ATGGAAAACCCTAATCTCCCATCCCAAATTTGCAAAGAGTCACCTTCAGATCTTAATGGTGAAACCAAACATAACCCACCAACATATATTCTCTTATGGCTGTATCGATCAGCATTGCTTGAAAATCCATCAAAACCTACTAAACCTCATGAGTTCTGCATGGAAAATAGGTTCCATATTTTTGGATCATGCAATGGGTTGCTATGTTTGTTTTATGTTGATCAAGGTTATGTTCAATTATGGAACCCTACTATCAGATTTAAATCCAAAAAATCCCAAACCCTTCATTCTTATGATAAACGTATGTGGGTCAAATATCATGGCTTTGGCTATGATCATATTAATGACAAGTACAAACTGCTTGTAGTTGTTTATCTTGATATAGCTTCTTATGATTCTGAAAAAGTGACAAAGATTTATACTTTTGGTGGAACTTCTTGGACAACTATTGAGAATTTTCCTTCTGCCCCTGGTTACGTTACTAGTTTCGCTGGAAAATTTGTGAGTGGCACTCTAGATTGGCTAATTGTTAAACGTGGTGTTAGTTCTAACCAAGATGTGattctatttctttcttttgatctCGTGAAGGAGACTTATAAGGAAGTGTTGCTGCCTGAACATGATGGTGACGAAATTCACAATGCTAAAGATGGAATACAGAATATATGCCAAATTTTTGCTCTATAA
- the LOC123898072 gene encoding uncharacterized protein LOC123898072: MSKKNNLAKRKRQHEFELRREKLEKEKKDKKLQAKKNKMKVDGSDRKKKSGSGFQVGKKKVKTKLTALSKAKAAQAMELDK; the protein is encoded by the exons ATGTCGAAGAAGAACAATCTCGCAAAGAGAAAGAGGCAGCACGAATTCGAACTCAGAA GAGAGAAACTAGAGaaggaaaagaaagataagaagcTCCAGGCGAAGAAAAACAAGATGAAA GTTGATGGTAGTGACAGGAAAAAGAAGAGTGGAAGTGGATTTCAGGTGGGAAAGAAAAAAGTGAAGACCAAGTTGACCGCTCTGTCTAAAGCTAAAGCTGCCCAAGCAATGGAGCTTGACAAATAA